One genomic region from Mycobacterium basiliense encodes:
- the topA gene encoding type I DNA topoisomerase, with protein MADPKTKGPGSRSGGGNGSGRRLVIVESPTKARKLASYLGPRYIVESSRGHIRDLPRAAADVPAKFKSEPWARLGVNVDADFEPLYIISPEKKSTVSELKGLLKDVDELYLATDGDREGEAIAWHLLETLKPRVPVKRMVFHEITEPAILEAAENPRDLDIDLVDAQETRRILDRLYGYEVSPVLWKKVAPKLSAGRVQSVATRIIVQRERDRMAFRSASYWDILATLDASVSDPQAQPPTFSARLSSVDGLRVATGRDFDSLGVLRKADEVVVLDEANATAMATSLRGSQLSVASAEEKPYTRRPYAPFMTSTLQQEASRKLRFSAERTMSIAQRLYENGYITYMRTDSTTLSASAINAARNQARQLYGEEYVAASARQYTRKVKNAQEAHEAIRPAGETFATPDAVRRELDGDEFRLYELIWQRTVASQMADARGTTLSLRIGGRAGERQVVFSATGRTLTFAGFLKAYVETVDELAGGEADDAERRLPHLTPGQRLDAVELTPDGHATNPPARYTEASLVKALEELGIGRPSTYSSIIKTIQDRGYVYKKGSALVPSWVAFAVTGLLEQHFGRLVDYDFTAAMEDELDAIASGQERRTDWLNNFYFGGDHGVADSVARSGGLKKLVGVNLEGIDAREVNSIKLFDDVQGRTIYVRVGKNGAYLERTVTGDDGEPKPQRANLNDSLTPDELTLDVAEELFATPQEGRVLGVDPATGHEIVAKDGRYGPYVTEILPEPPADASSEQPAKKGKKPVGPKPRTGSLLRSMDLQTVTLEDALKLLSLPRVVGVDPASGEEITAQNGRYGPYLKRGSDSRSLATEDQIFSITLEEALKIYAEPKRGGRQSASAPPLRELGVDPASGKPMVVKDGRFGPYVTDGETNASLRKGDDVASITDERASELLADRRARGPVKRTARKTARKSPAKKAAKRT; from the coding sequence TTGGCTGACCCGAAAACGAAGGGCCCTGGAAGCCGTAGCGGCGGCGGAAATGGGAGCGGCCGGCGACTTGTCATCGTCGAGTCGCCCACAAAAGCACGCAAACTTGCCAGCTATCTGGGGCCGAGATACATCGTCGAGTCGTCCCGGGGCCATATTCGCGATCTACCGCGGGCCGCCGCCGATGTTCCCGCCAAGTTCAAGTCCGAGCCGTGGGCTCGCCTCGGGGTCAATGTCGACGCGGATTTCGAACCGCTCTACATCATCAGCCCGGAGAAAAAGAGCACCGTCAGCGAGTTGAAGGGCCTGCTCAAGGACGTCGACGAGCTCTACCTGGCCACGGATGGTGACCGTGAGGGCGAAGCGATCGCCTGGCATCTGTTGGAAACCTTGAAACCGCGCGTACCGGTCAAGCGAATGGTCTTTCACGAGATCACCGAGCCGGCCATCCTCGAAGCCGCCGAAAACCCCCGCGACCTGGACATTGACCTAGTCGATGCGCAGGAAACCCGCCGAATCTTGGACCGGCTCTACGGCTACGAGGTCAGCCCGGTGCTCTGGAAGAAGGTGGCGCCCAAGCTGTCGGCCGGCCGGGTGCAGTCGGTGGCCACGCGCATCATCGTGCAGCGCGAGCGTGACCGGATGGCGTTCCGCAGCGCGTCGTATTGGGACATCCTTGCCACGCTGGACGCCAGCGTGTCGGATCCGCAGGCCCAGCCGCCGACCTTTTCCGCGCGGCTGTCCAGTGTGGACGGTCTGCGGGTAGCCACCGGCCGGGACTTCGACTCGCTGGGCGTCCTGCGCAAAGCGGACGAAGTGGTGGTACTCGATGAGGCGAACGCGACCGCCATGGCCACCAGCCTGCGCGGGTCGCAGCTGAGCGTGGCGTCGGCGGAAGAAAAGCCCTACACCCGCCGCCCGTATGCCCCCTTCATGACGTCGACGTTGCAGCAAGAAGCGAGCCGCAAGTTGCGCTTCTCCGCCGAGCGGACGATGAGCATTGCGCAGCGACTCTACGAGAACGGCTACATCACCTACATGCGTACCGACTCGACGACCCTGTCGGCGTCGGCGATCAATGCGGCCCGGAACCAGGCACGCCAGCTCTACGGTGAGGAGTACGTCGCCGCGTCGGCCCGCCAATACACCCGCAAGGTGAAAAACGCCCAGGAGGCGCACGAGGCCATCAGGCCCGCCGGAGAGACGTTCGCCACCCCGGACGCCGTGCGCCGCGAACTCGACGGCGACGAGTTTCGGCTCTATGAGCTGATCTGGCAGCGCACGGTGGCCTCGCAGATGGCCGACGCCCGCGGGACCACGCTGAGCCTGCGGATCGGAGGTCGAGCGGGAGAGCGGCAGGTGGTGTTCTCCGCCACTGGTCGCACGCTGACCTTCGCCGGGTTCTTGAAGGCGTATGTGGAGACCGTGGACGAATTGGCCGGCGGTGAGGCGGACGACGCCGAGCGGCGGCTGCCTCATCTGACGCCCGGTCAGCGGCTGGACGCGGTCGAGCTGACCCCCGACGGACATGCCACCAACCCGCCCGCGCGCTACACCGAGGCCTCGCTGGTCAAGGCGCTCGAGGAGCTGGGCATCGGCCGCCCGTCGACCTACTCGTCGATCATCAAGACCATCCAGGACCGCGGCTATGTGTACAAGAAGGGCAGCGCGTTGGTGCCGTCCTGGGTGGCTTTCGCGGTAACCGGTTTGCTCGAGCAGCATTTCGGTCGACTGGTCGACTATGACTTCACCGCCGCGATGGAAGACGAACTCGACGCGATCGCTTCGGGCCAGGAGCGGCGCACCGACTGGCTGAACAATTTCTACTTCGGTGGTGACCACGGCGTGGCCGATTCGGTGGCGCGCTCCGGCGGACTGAAGAAACTCGTCGGTGTCAACCTCGAGGGTATTGATGCGCGAGAAGTCAACTCCATCAAATTGTTTGACGACGTGCAGGGCCGCACCATCTACGTTCGGGTGGGTAAGAACGGGGCCTATCTGGAACGCACGGTGACCGGCGACGACGGTGAGCCGAAACCGCAGCGCGCCAATCTCAACGACTCGCTGACCCCCGATGAACTGACCCTTGATGTGGCCGAAGAGCTGTTCGCCACACCGCAAGAGGGACGTGTGCTGGGGGTTGATCCGGCAACCGGCCACGAGATCGTTGCCAAGGACGGCCGCTACGGGCCGTACGTGACCGAGATCCTGCCGGAGCCACCCGCTGACGCCAGTTCCGAACAGCCGGCGAAAAAAGGAAAGAAGCCCGTGGGTCCGAAACCGCGCACCGGGTCGTTGTTGCGCAGCATGGATCTACAGACGGTCACCCTCGAGGACGCGCTCAAGCTGCTGTCGCTGCCGCGGGTGGTGGGCGTGGACCCTGCCTCCGGTGAGGAGATCACCGCACAGAATGGCCGGTACGGCCCGTATCTCAAGCGCGGCAGCGATTCTCGCTCGTTGGCCACCGAAGATCAGATCTTCAGCATCACCCTGGAGGAGGCGCTCAAGATTTACGCCGAACCCAAACGTGGTGGTCGACAGAGCGCTTCGGCTCCGCCGCTGCGCGAGCTGGGCGTTGATCCGGCATCGGGCAAGCCAATGGTGGTCAAGGACGGGCGATTTGGACCCTACGTCACTGATGGCGAGACCAACGCCAGCCTGCGTAAAGGCGACGACGTGGCGTCGATCACCGATGAGCGGGCCTCGGAATTGCTGGCCGACCGGCGGGCCCGCGGACCGGTCAAGCGGACCGCCCGGAAGACCGCTCGCAAATCACCGGCAAAAAAGGCCGCCAAACGCACCTAG
- a CDS encoding DNA polymerase III subunit delta': MSGVFTRLVGQEAVETELLGAANAARGDSSHSLAGHGNMTHAWLITGPPGSGRSVAALCFAAALQCTSDTEPGCGRCRACLTTMAGTHADVRRVIPEGLSIGVDDMRAIVQIASRRPTTGRHQIVLIEDADRLTEGAANALLKVVEEPPASTVFLLCAPSVDPEDIAVTLRSRCRHVALVTPSTAAIAQVLIDGDGLAAETANWAAAVSGGHVGRARRLATDPEARQRRERALGLVRDAATPSRAYAAAEELVAAAEAEALVLTADRAEAETEELRTALGAGGTGKGTAGAMRGATGAIKDLERRQKSRQTRAARDALDRALIDLANYFRDALLVSANADRVRANHPDMAERVAALADHAAPERLLRCIEAVLNCREALSTNVKPKFAVDAMVATIGQELR, from the coding sequence ATGTCTGGGGTGTTTACGCGGCTGGTGGGCCAGGAGGCGGTGGAAACCGAGCTGCTTGGGGCCGCCAACGCGGCCCGCGGTGATTCCAGTCACAGCCTGGCGGGCCACGGGAATATGACACACGCCTGGTTGATCACCGGCCCACCGGGTTCGGGTCGGTCAGTGGCCGCACTGTGCTTTGCCGCGGCGCTGCAGTGCACGTCGGACACCGAACCTGGCTGTGGACGCTGCCGGGCCTGTCTGACCACGATGGCCGGGACCCACGCCGACGTGCGCCGGGTTATTCCGGAGGGCCTATCCATCGGGGTCGATGACATGCGGGCGATCGTGCAGATCGCGTCTCGCCGGCCCACCACCGGACGCCACCAGATCGTGCTGATCGAGGATGCCGATCGCTTGACCGAGGGCGCGGCCAACGCCCTGCTCAAAGTGGTTGAAGAGCCGCCGGCTTCGACGGTATTCCTGCTGTGTGCGCCGTCGGTCGATCCCGAAGACATCGCGGTCACGCTGCGGTCGCGATGCCGGCATGTCGCCTTGGTGACGCCGTCCACCGCGGCGATCGCCCAGGTGCTGATCGACGGCGACGGACTGGCCGCCGAAACCGCGAACTGGGCGGCCGCGGTCAGCGGTGGCCACGTGGGTCGGGCGCGACGGCTGGCGACCGACCCCGAAGCCCGGCAGCGACGTGAGCGGGCATTGGGGTTGGTGCGTGACGCCGCGACGCCGTCGCGCGCCTATGCCGCCGCCGAGGAGCTGGTTGCCGCCGCAGAAGCCGAGGCCCTGGTGCTTACGGCCGATCGCGCCGAAGCCGAGACAGAAGAGCTACGGACGGCCCTCGGGGCCGGTGGCACGGGCAAGGGCACCGCCGGCGCCATGCGCGGGGCCACCGGCGCGATCAAAGATCTCGAACGGCGGCAGAAATCCCGGCAAACCCGGGCCGCGCGTGATGCGCTGGACCGGGCGCTGATTGACTTGGCCAACTATTTCCGCGACGCGCTGCTGGTCTCCGCCAACGCCGACCGGGTGCGGGCGAACCACCCGGATATGGCGGAACGCGTCGCCGCACTGGCCGACCATGCCGCGCCCGAGCGGTTGTTGCGGTGCATCGAGGCCGTGTTGAACTGTCGCGAAGCGCTGTCGACGAACGTCAAGCCCAAGTTTGCGGTCGATGCGATGGTTGCCACCATCGGTCAGGAACTGCGGTAG
- the cspA gene encoding cold shock protein CspA — MPQGTVKWFNAEKGFGFIAPEDGSADVFVHYTEIQGTGFRTLEENQKVEFEIGHSPKGPQATGVRSV; from the coding sequence ATGCCACAGGGAACTGTGAAGTGGTTCAACGCGGAGAAGGGGTTCGGTTTCATCGCCCCTGAGGATGGTTCCGCAGATGTGTTTGTCCACTACACGGAGATCCAGGGAACGGGCTTCCGCACCCTAGAAGAGAACCAGAAGGTCGAATTCGAAATCGGCCACAGCCCGAAGGGCCCCCAGGCCACCGGAGTCCGCTCCGTCTGA
- a CDS encoding adenylate/guanylate cyclase domain-containing protein, which yields MATVAALPGRINAFVRWVVRTPWPVFSLSMLQADIIGGLFVLGFLRYGLPPHDRVELQDLPPRNLVIFICSVFVVFTAGFALNLKLLVPVFRWQRRDNLVVEADPSATELARSRALRMPFYRTLISVGSWAVGSVVFILASWSVARYAAPVVVVATALGATATAIIGYLQSERVLRPVAVAALRSGVPENLRAPGVILRLMLAWVLSTAVPLLAIVLAVVSDKMAILHASPDKLFNPILLLALAALAIGSASTLLVAMSIADPLRQLRWALSEVQRGNYNAHMQIYDASELGLLQAGFNDMVRDLSERQRLRDLFGRYVGEDVARRAIERGTELGGQERDVAVLFVDLVGSTQLAATRPPAEVVHLLNEFFRVVVDTVGRHGGFVNKFQGDAALAIFGAPIEHPDGAGAALCAARQLHDELIPVLGSAEFGIGVSAGRAIAGHIGAQARFEYTVIGDPVNEAARLTELAKLEQGHVLASAIAVSGALDAEALCWDVAEVVELRGRAAPTQLARPLNLAAASEVSSGSAADGQKP from the coding sequence ATGGCTACCGTGGCAGCACTGCCCGGGCGAATCAATGCGTTCGTCCGGTGGGTCGTGCGCACCCCGTGGCCAGTGTTTTCGCTGAGCATGCTGCAGGCCGACATCATCGGGGGCCTGTTTGTGCTCGGCTTTTTGCGATACGGTCTCCCCCCACACGATCGCGTCGAGCTGCAGGATCTACCGCCACGAAATTTGGTGATCTTCATCTGCTCGGTGTTCGTCGTGTTCACCGCCGGGTTCGCCTTGAACCTCAAGCTACTGGTGCCGGTGTTTCGCTGGCAGCGCCGCGACAACCTGGTCGTCGAGGCCGACCCGTCCGCCACCGAACTGGCCCGCAGCCGCGCCCTGCGGATGCCGTTCTACCGCACGCTGATCAGCGTCGGCTCCTGGGCCGTCGGCAGCGTGGTGTTCATCCTCGCCAGCTGGTCGGTCGCCCGCTACGCCGCCCCCGTCGTCGTGGTCGCCACCGCATTGGGTGCGACCGCGACCGCGATCATCGGCTACCTACAGTCAGAGCGAGTGCTGCGCCCCGTGGCGGTCGCCGCACTGCGTAGCGGGGTACCGGAGAACCTGCGGGCACCCGGCGTCATCTTGCGGCTAATGCTGGCTTGGGTGCTATCGACCGCGGTGCCGTTGCTGGCGATCGTGCTGGCCGTGGTGTCGGACAAGATGGCCATCCTGCATGCCTCCCCGGACAAGCTGTTCAATCCCATCCTGCTGCTCGCATTGGCCGCCTTGGCGATCGGCTCGGCCAGCACGCTGTTGGTGGCCATGTCCATCGCCGATCCACTGCGGCAGCTGCGCTGGGCGCTGTCGGAGGTGCAGCGCGGCAACTACAACGCCCACATGCAGATCTACGACGCCAGTGAGCTGGGCCTACTGCAGGCGGGCTTCAACGACATGGTGCGCGACCTGTCCGAACGGCAGCGGCTGCGGGACCTCTTCGGTCGCTACGTGGGCGAAGACGTGGCTCGCCGGGCCATCGAGCGCGGCACCGAGTTAGGCGGGCAGGAACGCGACGTGGCGGTGCTGTTCGTCGATCTGGTGGGGTCAACCCAGCTGGCGGCGACACGACCGCCCGCCGAGGTGGTGCATCTGCTCAACGAGTTCTTCCGGGTGGTGGTGGACACCGTCGGCCGACACGGCGGATTCGTCAACAAATTCCAGGGTGACGCCGCGCTGGCGATCTTTGGCGCGCCGATCGAACATCCGGACGGTGCCGGTGCCGCCCTGTGCGCCGCACGCCAACTGCACGACGAACTCATCCCGGTGCTGGGTTCCGCGGAGTTCGGCATCGGGGTGTCGGCCGGCCGGGCCATCGCGGGCCACATCGGTGCCCAAGCCCGCTTCGAATACACCGTGATCGGCGATCCGGTAAACGAAGCCGCTCGTCTTACCGAATTGGCCAAACTCGAGCAGGGCCATGTGCTGGCGTCGGCGATAGCGGTCAGCGGCGCGCTCGATGCCGAGGCGCTGTGTTGGGATGTCGCCGAGGTCGTGGAGCTGCGCGGTCGGGCCGCACCGACCCAATTGGCTCGGCCGCTCAACCTAGCCGCCGCCAGTGAGGTCTCCAGCGGATCGGCGGCCGATGGCCAAAAGCCCTAG